The following are encoded together in the Henckelia pumila isolate YLH828 unplaced genomic scaffold, ASM3356847v2 CTG_107, whole genome shotgun sequence genome:
- the LOC140870604 gene encoding putative late blight resistance protein homolog R1B-16: protein MATWAYAALMSLMHTLETILQPSQQLHMNIIQIESLLQKVRSLQEFLEDYSHRGHEEMAALGSRIADMARAADNVIDYHVLDQILARSKGQEAESSSGFSEYIQNLIEEMEDLMETEVVRIKETTRTLEEARPLIDSSPAGSSRLAPSDHNTLVGSDEKLINEIIDTLTGDQSNREIIAIVGMGGIGKTTLAKNVYKNAYTAQYFDIRAWATVSQNYSVRQIILEMLSEIDRSKQEGVPGDDQLHEELFKRNQESDLSEYHELGDRLYKILFERMYLIVVDDLWNIEAWDKIRAFLPDNRNGSRIIITTRELNVARQLHSLVSFEMELLDYDRSWMLLRDKVFGKEECTSELEELGKDMAIKCRGLPLAIVAIGGFLAKSNKTREVWEDTMENLKSIISSGDEGNCMEILKLSYKNLPIHLKPCFLYIAVISKYRHRSMLPEIAWLLVGEGFVKPIRDKTLEEVADGYITDLIERNLIFVLEIGSIGQVKILGMHDFIGEICLKQVEEEKFLSAIDKRNVATTQALGILRQALQIRSTTNVYASRLVVWDGLEVVEELSQAEEETRQLRLSFLDRRNFNSMRTHSLPLFLFLQSLIVMSSPDNLITLPSEIWDLPHLRHLFSNMVFLCDPLPLDYPKDGRHDPHILENLQNLVGVLNFWCGEDVYRRAPNLNMLKVFYSPLFPRWDIAVFNLSNLVHLQKLETLSLESMGTMSLNHLSFPVSLKKLTLIGCHLPDMTIASSLPKLEELGLHNCTFEGHMWRLEDEEFLELKKLIIGRGELLHWQADKTHFPALESLFIRRLNLEEFPEDFGELPTLRTIGVDSCSDSTNEWAEQIAEAQESYGNEGFQVIITRK, encoded by the coding sequence ATGGCGACGTGGGCTTATGCAGCTCTAATGTCTCTGATGCATACTTTAGAGACGATCTTGCAGCCTTCCCAACAGCTACATATGAACATAATACAGATCGAGTCCCTGCTACAAAAGGTCCGTTCCCTTCAAGAATTTCTTGAAGATTATTCGCACAGAGGCCATGAAGAAATGGCTGCATTGGGGAGTCGAATTGCAGACATGGCTCGCGCAGCGGACAACGTCATTGACTACCATGTGTTGGATCAAATTCTAGCACGGTCTAAAGGTCAAGAGGCGGAGAGCTCCTCTGGCTTCTCTGAATATATCCAGAACCTTATAGAAGAGATGGAGGATTTGATGGAGACGGAAGTGGTGAGGATCAAAGAGACTACTAGGACTTTGGAGGAAGCTCGGCCACTGATAGATTCTTCGCCTGCTGGTTCGTCAAGGTTAGCTCCCAGTGACCACAATACTCTGGTGGGTTCTGATGAGAAGTTGATTAATGAAATAATCGATACTCTAACCGGAGATCAATCAAATCGCGAAATCATAGCGATTGTTGGAATGGGAGGCATCGGTAAGACGACTCTAGCTAAAAATGTCTACAAAAATGCCTACACTGCGCAATACTTTGATATTCGTGCTTGGGCTACGGTATCTCAAAATTATAGTGTACGGCAAATTATTTTGGAAATGCTGTCAGAGATCGATCGAAGCAAACAAGAGGGTGTTCCAGGTGATGATCAGTTGCATGAAGAATTGTTCAAAAGAAACCAAGAGAGTGATCTGAGTGAGTATCATGAGTTGGGTGATCGACTATACAAAATCTTATTTGAGAGGATGTATTTGATCGTGGTGGATGATTTATGGAATATTGAGGCTTGGGATAAGATACGTGCGTTCCTTCCCGATAACCGTAATGGAAGTCGGATTATTATAACAACAAGGGAATTAAATGTAGCTAGGCAATTACACTCTCTTGTGTCTTTTGAAATGGAACTTTTAGACTATGATCGAAGTTGGATGCTGTTGCGAGACAAGGTATTTGGGAAAGAAGAGTGCACTTCTGAACTCGAAGAATTAGGAAAGGATATGGCGATAAAATGTAGAGGACTTCCTCTAGCAATTGTGGCAATAGGTGGATTTCTTGCAAAGTCTAACAAGACAAGAGAGGTCTGGGAAGATACTATGGAAAATTTGAAATCCATTATTAGCTCAGGGGATGAAGGGAATTGCATGGAGATATTAAAACTGAGTTATAAAAATTTGCCGATTCATTTGAAACCATGCTTCCTCTACATAGCCGTTATTTCCAAATATCGCCACCGGTCCATGTTACCTGAAATCGCTTGGTTGTTGGTTGGAGAGGGTTTTGTAAAACCAATAAGAGATAAAACTTTGGAAGAGGTTGCCGATGGGTACATAACAGATCTTATTGAAAGGAACCTTATTTTTGTTCTTGAAATTGGGAGTATCGGCCAAGTAAAAATTTTGGGTATGCATGATTTCATTGGGGAAATATGTCTGAAGCAAGTTGaagaagaaaaatttctttctgCCATAGATAAACGAAACGTAGCAACCACGCAAGCCCTTGGTATACTGAGACAAGCATTACAAATACGCTCTACTACTAATGTGTATGCTTCACGTCTAGTAGTGTGGGATGGGTTGGAAGTGGTTGAAGAACTCTCGCAGGCGGAGGAAGAAACTAGGCAGCTACGGCTATCCTTTCTAGACCGTCGGAATTTTAATTCAATGAGGACTCATTCGTTACCCTTGTTTTTGTTCCTGCAGAGTTTGATTGTTATGAGTAGCCCTGACAATCTAATTACGCTACCGTCGGAAATCTGGGACTTGCCACACCTCAGACATCTGTTTTCCAATATGGTTTTTCTATGTGATCCTCTTCCTCTTGATTATCCCAAGGACGGGCGACATGATCCTCATATTCTGGAAAATCTGCAGAATCTCGTTGGTGTTCTAAATTTTTGGTGTGGAGAGGATGTTTATAGAAGAGCTCCAAATCTGAATATGTTAAAAGTTTTTTACTCTCCTCTATTCCCACGATGGGATATTGCGGTCTTCAACCTTAGCAATCTCGTCCACTTGCAAAAGCTCGAGACACTAAGTTTGGAGTCAATGGGTACAATGTCTTTGAATCACCTCAGCTTCCCAGTCTCTCTCAAAAAGTTAACTTTAATTGGCTGCCATTTGCCTGATATGACAATTGCGTCTTCTTTGCCTAAACTGGAGGAGCTTGGGCTACATAACTGCACGTTTGAAGGCCATATGTGGCGTCTGGAAGATGAggaatttcttgaattgaaAAAGCTGATAATCGGCAGGGGTGAGTTACTACATTGGCAAGCAGACAAGACACACTTTCCTGCCCTGGAGAGCCTGTTCATTCGAAGATTAAATCTGGAGGAATTTCCTGAAGACTTTGGTGAACTCCCAACACTTAGAACAATTGGAGTAGATTCTTGTAGCGATTCTACCAACGAGTGGGCAGAGCAAATAGCTGAGGCACAAGAGAGCTATGGAAATGAAGGCTTTCAAGTCATAATTACACGAAAATAA